The Fundidesulfovibrio magnetotacticus genome has a window encoding:
- the pyk gene encoding pyruvate kinase, whose amino-acid sequence MTTKIIATLGPASLSRERIKALALAGARIFRLNFSHSVAADFEPVVRIIRDVESELGKPLTALGDLCGPKTRIGEIKNAPRQVGKGETLLLGLPEEDPGEDERAFVPLDVPGLLAGLQPGMPVNLSDGMLQFDVTRTLKQDRLYEMVAHNAGVLSSRKGIAFPGKHHALPALTAKDIKDLHEGLDIGLDAVAISFVQNAGDIRHIKDEIKRHDTWVPVVAKLERQNAVDNLEEILAVTDVVMVARGDLGTECPISELPIIQKRIIRACRHAQKPAIVATQMLLSMVKNPIPTRAESTDVANAILDGADCVMLSEETAVGDFPVEAVAYMREISDNAVKYYLERIQGPYAPKKEKNPAKYLAYSACILADNAESKALVSHSLAGTTARLISSRRPELPIYALTLDPRVIHHMNFVWGVQPRLVDKTDETHMKRAERFVAESPDFAPGDSVVITAGQPTPGQTTRFTNQIKLYHK is encoded by the coding sequence ATGACCACCAAGATCATCGCCACCCTGGGACCGGCCTCCCTCTCCCGCGAGCGCATCAAGGCCCTGGCCCTGGCCGGGGCGCGCATCTTCCGGCTCAACTTCTCCCACTCCGTGGCCGCGGACTTCGAGCCCGTCGTGCGCATCATCCGCGACGTGGAGTCCGAGCTGGGCAAGCCCCTCACCGCGCTGGGCGACCTCTGCGGCCCCAAGACCCGCATCGGCGAGATCAAGAACGCCCCGCGCCAGGTGGGCAAGGGCGAGACGCTGCTCCTGGGCCTGCCCGAGGAGGACCCCGGCGAAGACGAACGCGCCTTCGTGCCCCTGGACGTGCCCGGGCTCCTGGCCGGGCTCCAGCCCGGCATGCCCGTGAACCTCTCCGACGGCATGCTCCAGTTCGACGTGACCCGCACCCTCAAGCAGGACCGGCTCTACGAGATGGTCGCCCACAACGCCGGGGTGCTCTCCTCGCGCAAGGGCATCGCCTTCCCCGGCAAGCACCACGCCCTGCCCGCCCTCACCGCGAAGGACATCAAGGACCTCCACGAGGGCCTGGACATCGGCCTGGACGCCGTGGCCATCTCCTTCGTGCAGAACGCGGGCGACATCCGCCACATCAAGGACGAGATCAAGCGCCACGACACCTGGGTTCCCGTGGTGGCCAAGCTAGAGCGCCAGAACGCCGTGGACAACCTGGAGGAGATCCTGGCCGTCACCGACGTGGTGATGGTGGCCCGGGGCGACCTGGGCACCGAGTGCCCCATCTCCGAGCTGCCCATCATCCAGAAGCGCATCATCCGCGCCTGCCGCCACGCCCAGAAGCCCGCCATCGTGGCCACGCAGATGCTGCTCTCCATGGTGAAGAACCCCATCCCCACCCGGGCCGAGTCCACCGACGTGGCCAACGCCATCCTGGACGGGGCCGACTGCGTGATGCTCTCCGAGGAGACCGCCGTGGGCGACTTCCCCGTTGAAGCCGTGGCCTACATGCGCGAAATCTCCGACAACGCGGTGAAGTACTACCTGGAGCGCATCCAGGGGCCCTACGCCCCCAAGAAGGAGAAGAACCCGGCCAAGTACCTAGCCTACTCCGCCTGCATCCTGGCCGACAACGCCGAGTCCAAGGCCCTGGTGAGCCACTCCCTGGCGGGAACCACCGCCCGGCTGATCTCCTCGCGCCGCCCCGAGCTGCCCATCTACGCCCTCACCCTGGACCCGCGCGTGATCCACCACATGAACTTCGTCTGGGGCGTGCAGCCGCGCCTGGTGGACAAGACCGACGAGACCCACATGAAACGCGCCGAGCGCTTCGTGGCCGAATCGCCCGACTTCGCCCCCGGCGACTCCGTGGTGATCACCGCCGGTCAGCCCACCCCGGGCCAGACCACGCGTTTCACCAACCAGATCAAGCTCTACCACAAATAG